A region from the Mycolicibacterium phlei genome encodes:
- the hisC gene encoding histidinol-phosphate transaminase, translating into MSVRLRPEMADLPAYTPGRNVPGAIKIASNETVHGPLPSVREAVAKATETINRYPDNGYVELRERLAKHVDFAPENISVGCGSVSLCQQLIQITSSVGDEVLFAWRSFEIYPLQVRTAGATPVPVPLKDHTHDLDAMLAAITDRTRLIFVCNPNNPTSTVVDPDALARFVAAVPPHILIALDEAYIEYVRAPQVPDSFGLVRAHPNVVVLRTFSKAYGLAGLRVGYAVGDPEIITALGKVYVPFTATTVSQAAAIASLDASAELLERTDAVVAERARVTAALRDFGYTVPDSQANFVWLVLPGRAQEFAEASADNRIIVRPYGDDGVRVTVAAVHENDAFLEFAERWIRQ; encoded by the coding sequence GTGAGTGTGCGTCTGCGTCCCGAAATGGCCGACCTCCCCGCCTATACCCCGGGGCGCAACGTGCCCGGCGCGATCAAGATCGCCAGCAACGAGACCGTGCACGGTCCGCTGCCGAGCGTGCGGGAGGCCGTCGCGAAGGCCACCGAGACCATCAACCGCTACCCCGACAACGGGTACGTCGAGCTGCGGGAGCGGCTGGCCAAGCACGTCGATTTCGCGCCGGAGAACATCTCGGTGGGCTGCGGCTCGGTCAGCCTGTGCCAGCAGTTGATCCAGATCACCTCGTCCGTCGGCGACGAGGTGCTGTTCGCCTGGCGCAGCTTCGAGATCTACCCGCTGCAGGTGCGCACGGCCGGCGCCACCCCGGTGCCGGTCCCGCTCAAGGACCACACCCACGACCTGGACGCCATGCTGGCCGCGATCACCGACCGCACCCGGCTGATCTTCGTGTGCAACCCGAACAACCCGACCAGCACCGTCGTCGACCCCGACGCGCTGGCCCGGTTCGTGGCCGCGGTGCCGCCGCACATCCTGATCGCGCTGGACGAGGCCTACATCGAGTACGTGCGCGCGCCGCAGGTGCCGGACAGCTTCGGCCTGGTCCGGGCTCATCCCAACGTCGTTGTGCTGCGTACCTTCTCGAAGGCCTACGGGCTGGCCGGCCTGCGGGTCGGCTACGCGGTGGGTGATCCGGAGATCATCACCGCGCTGGGCAAGGTGTACGTGCCGTTCACCGCGACGACGGTGTCGCAGGCCGCCGCGATCGCCTCCCTGGACGCCAGCGCCGAGCTGCTCGAGCGCACCGACGCCGTCGTCGCCGAGCGCGCCCGGGTCACCGCCGCGCTGCGTGATTTCGGTTACACCGTGCCCGACTCCCAGGCCAACTTCGTCTGGCTGGTGCTGCCCGGGCGGGCCCAGGAGTTCGCCGAGGCGTCGGCCGACAACCGCATCATCGTGCGTCCCTACGGCGACGACGGGGTGCGCGTCACCGTGGCCGCGGTGCACGAGAACGACGCGTTCCTCGAGTTCGCCGAGCGCTGGATCCGGCAGTAG
- a CDS encoding amidase family protein codes for MGIMRVDQALDQGTALARCEEALQRARDPEVRSALIVTTDARAQREARRSDERRLQGRRRSELDGVPITFKDVFEVAGTVTTAGSRARSAHPPAGRDSFLVRRAQQSGLVTVGKTNMSELAFSGLGVNRIFGTPVNPNDAALVPGGSSSGAAVAVAAGVAPLAVGTDTSGSVRVPAAFCGCVGFRASRHRYGPHDFAPLSPTLDSVGLLAATLDDIVALDRVLAVHRPPVPAPTGVLRAVVPAGEWIDDCTPGVRHAFERALAALGGHVRIDIVRLTTLDRAQRLMDRFGTIVGAEAYARYGRLLASSAALEPATRRRLAANVGTGRTIGAVRSAMLPLRRQLRLELAGAVLLCPTVRHEPPRIDDLLASPARYDACNASTLRTTMVLSYLGMCGVSLPLRGRNGRPTVGLLASLPEHEDDRLLGAAGVISRVLEAGA; via the coding sequence ATGGGCATCATGCGCGTCGACCAGGCCCTCGATCAGGGCACCGCCCTCGCCCGGTGCGAGGAGGCGTTGCAGCGTGCCCGTGATCCGGAGGTGCGCAGCGCGCTGATCGTCACCACCGATGCCCGGGCGCAGCGCGAGGCCAGGCGCAGCGACGAGCGCCGGCTTCAGGGTCGGCGGCGAAGTGAACTCGACGGCGTACCAATCACATTCAAGGATGTCTTCGAAGTGGCGGGTACCGTCACCACGGCGGGCTCACGCGCCAGGTCTGCCCACCCGCCGGCCGGCCGGGACAGTTTCCTTGTGCGGCGCGCACAGCAGTCCGGTCTGGTCACCGTCGGCAAGACGAACATGAGCGAGCTGGCGTTCTCCGGCCTGGGCGTCAACCGGATCTTCGGGACACCGGTCAATCCGAACGATGCGGCGCTGGTGCCCGGCGGATCGTCGTCCGGTGCGGCCGTCGCCGTCGCCGCGGGCGTCGCACCGCTCGCGGTCGGGACGGACACGTCGGGATCGGTGCGGGTGCCCGCGGCGTTCTGCGGGTGCGTCGGCTTCCGCGCCAGCCGACACCGCTACGGCCCACACGATTTCGCGCCACTGTCGCCGACGCTGGACAGCGTCGGACTGCTGGCCGCCACCCTCGACGACATCGTGGCGCTCGACCGGGTGCTCGCCGTGCACCGGCCGCCGGTCCCCGCGCCGACCGGGGTGCTGCGGGCGGTGGTCCCGGCCGGGGAGTGGATCGACGACTGCACGCCGGGAGTCCGACACGCGTTCGAGCGCGCGCTGGCCGCACTGGGCGGGCACGTCCGGATCGACATCGTCCGGCTGACCACACTGGACCGGGCCCAGCGGCTGATGGACCGCTTCGGCACGATCGTCGGCGCCGAGGCGTACGCGCGCTACGGGCGGCTGCTCGCGTCGTCGGCCGCCCTGGAGCCGGCGACCCGGCGACGGCTGGCGGCCAACGTCGGCACCGGGCGCACGATCGGCGCGGTGCGCTCGGCGATGCTCCCGCTGCGCAGGCAGCTGAGGCTGGAGCTCGCCGGTGCGGTGCTGCTGTGCCCGACGGTGCGGCACGAACCGCCGCGCATCGACGACCTGCTCGCCTCGCCCGCCCGCTACGACGCGTGCAACGCGAGCACGCTGCGAACCACGATGGTGTTGAGCTACCTCGGCATGTGCGGGGTGAGCCTGCCGCTGCGCGGGCGCAACGGCAGGCCGACAGTGGGCCTGCTGGCGTCGCTGCCGGAGCACGAGGACGACCGCCTGCTGGGCGCGGCGGGGGTCATCAGCCGAGTGCTCGAGGCCGGCGCCTAG
- a CDS encoding DUF1989 domain-containing protein, with amino-acid sequence MDSSSTVERTVVPPGGCRAVDLARGQRVRIVDVEGGQVGDLFAFSAHDVGEYLSASHTRTGVGKLFPGIGEPFVTTLRRPILTLVDDTSPGWHDMLIAACDPERYRALGAPDHASCAENLRGVMSQRGLPLPVVPQPVNVFMRIPVDDGGTLRWLPAISGAGDAIEFVAEMDCLVVVSACPMDLNGINGDGPTALAIEVLSPAPAEMESTK; translated from the coding sequence ATGGATTCGAGCAGCACTGTCGAACGCACCGTCGTGCCCCCCGGCGGGTGCCGCGCGGTCGACCTGGCCAGGGGACAACGCGTCCGCATCGTCGACGTCGAGGGCGGGCAGGTCGGCGACCTGTTCGCGTTCTCGGCGCACGACGTGGGTGAGTACCTGAGCGCCTCGCACACCCGCACCGGCGTGGGGAAGCTGTTCCCGGGTATCGGTGAACCGTTCGTGACGACGCTGCGGCGCCCGATCCTGACCCTGGTGGACGACACCTCCCCGGGTTGGCACGACATGCTGATCGCGGCCTGTGACCCCGAGCGCTACCGGGCACTCGGCGCGCCCGACCACGCCTCGTGCGCGGAGAACCTGCGTGGCGTGATGTCGCAGCGGGGACTGCCGCTGCCCGTGGTGCCGCAACCGGTGAACGTCTTCATGCGCATCCCGGTGGACGACGGAGGCACTCTGCGCTGGCTCCCCGCCATCAGCGGCGCCGGGGACGCCATCGAGTTCGTCGCCGAGATGGACTGCCTGGTCGTCGTGTCGGCCTGCCCGATGGACCTGAACGGCATCAACGGAGACGGCCCGACCGCGCTGGCCATCGAAGTCCTGTCACCCGCACCCGCCGAAATGGAGTCGACGAAATGA